The DNA segment agtctcccatgaagccctgcgggaaactgaagcacccgcatcacccagggaggctgtcaccaagcgtcccaggggaggtactgaggagcccacagctgctcccctggaacataggcagcaggggcatcccggccgggcatgggacccggccgcccattACAATGTCAAAGCTTTTATTGTGGTTTGTGTACCTTCACTGTTTTTTCCGTGTTCATTGCCTTGACTTTCAGGGTGACATCTAGAAATGCTGCCATTGCTTCCTGTTTTCTGGCTGAATACACTTCTGATCATTTCCAGTAGCCGTCCTCAGAAACATGACTCACTAGTTCACTTTATCaggtctctgatgattctgaagaCATGACCATTTCTATTAAAGACTAAAGTGCCATGGCCTCGCTAGCCTTTATTACAGGGTGGCAACTGCTCTTCTCTGTGCGGCCATCAGTGCTGCTGTGTCTCTTGTGACCCTTAACTATGCTGATGATCTCATTTTAGAGCTCATTAAACTCTACGGCTCAAAATCTGAACTAACAATGTCATCATATTGTACTTACACCATTAATAGGAAATGAAGATGAATTTGGGGCAGCATGATGAAGCTCTTCCCAAACATATGGTGGGTCCGACACATTTCAGAGTTTGTCTGCTGTGTGCCAGACTGGCTTTTGGGCAAATTTTGGGCTCTTTCTAGTCTGGATAGTGTCCAGCTCCCTCTGTTGCATACTGCAGACAGGAATACAGTTGTATGGATGAGTGGACTCTTTATAACCAACAACATCCCATAATCTGCCTATTATATGTCCGCTATTCCACCTGCAGTTATCCACTTTGTGTCCATTCACACTCCTACCTCAGCCTCTTCGGCTCATCACTGTCCCTGTGGCACCCTGTGACCTCATGGCACATCAGCAGGGTGTTTAAGTTCAGAAATGACATTCTCACTTATTTACTGCACTGTAAAGCGTTTGTCATTTGTAACTTATTTCATTATTGTCTTCAGAGCTCTATGAAACAACATTCATGACTACATGTGGAAGGCCAGCATTAGTGGCAGGATTTAGGGAAAGGAGTCGTTAAATGTGAAGTCAGCAGTCACCGGCCATATTTATGTGATACTTATACAAAAACTGCTTTGAGATTCAATAATGTCAGAAACGCACAAATTATTTTGATGTCTGTTCATCTGTTTAAGGTTATTAAATAAGATagtaaacagtttgtttgtctcctCTAATAACAGTAAAGTGTCTTCTGTAGGTAACCCCCATCTGCTCCTGCCTAATACGGTTTTGTAGCTCATTCAGTCAAAGTGAGACGTCTCAGAATGAAAGGAGTCTTCTTACCTCTGGGATTGTACAGGTTCAACGTCCATCCTGGTAGTTGTGTTTTCTTTACTGATGTCATCTCCGCCAATCCAATAAAACATCACTTCACTTTCGATGACCTCATATAGATTTGATAAAaatttctgaaaagaaaacatgaaatgaagaaGTTGATGTACAGTTGAATTTGCGTGTGTCTGCATTATATTGAATTGTCTTCTCTTAGTCACAATCATTCAAAAGgttaaagtaaaacacattttacctccttttttgctttaatagATACTGTCCTGAGTCTCCCTTAATAAATGCAATGAACATACAAAACTCTCAGTGTGTCACCTGCTTTTATAATAAACAGAGCTATTGTGTCACTTCTTGTGTCACTTGAGCAGATGGCAGTGATGTCCAACACAACTAATGTGTCAGTGTGCTAACAGAGATACTGAATACTAAATACGACATCCCAGGGGGAAACTTCACAAAAACCCCAGCCCCcccaatggatagatagatagatagatagatagatagatagatagatagatagatagatagatagatagatagatagatagatagatagatagatagatagatagatagatagatagatagatagatactttattaatcccaatgataTCAACCAATGATAGAATTTGCTAGACGTTTAGACTGATTTGGGTCTTAACAGGGGCCTACCACCTCAGAAGGGCAGTCCAGTagcattctgtgttttatttggaGTGATGCAATGGCCACCTGgtgattttcatgaaataatGATGAGCAAATCTTAAATTGCATCATATACTAAATCGACTAGCACATCACCAGTGACCCTTTGTCTATTACGAATCTCCCagatattcaaattaaaaaccaGAAATGCATGTAAACGTAAGGTAGAAATGGCAAATCTAAGAGCTCCTGTAtcgaaaaaagaagaaacagcaaaCTAGGATTCACAGCATGTCTGATGGCGTCAGTTGTAGTGAATGAAGAAAGATGGAAAGTGCACTCTGACAGAATCTTTACTTTCTCACATAGTGGTCACAAAACAAAGGGTCTCTCAGACTTTCCTTAATATGGCAGTCACCCTGAGCCTTTGAAATGCTTTGACTGACTCTCCAGATCCATTGGAGGAATCTGCTAAAGAAAGACATTCCTGCTTTAATAACATACTGAGATGACTCAACTTCAGCTTCAGTCTTCTGAGATTTTTCTTGTGATGCACTTTCCAagtcttttttatctttaaaaaactGAGCTTGTCCTGACAGTTTAACTTACAGTATACAGTTTTTCATGACAGTCATCTTAAATCCACCTGCATAAATGACATACCTGCTCCTCTAAGCTTTCGATATTCACTAGTCGTCCACCCCTTCTTATGCATTTATCACGGCTCTCAGTCCAGTTCAGTTCACTACTGGAGAAGAAGTAACACTTGGACCTGAAGGGGACCCAGCCCGGTTTACATACAGGGCAAGTGTtttctgtagaaaaaaaaaagaaaagagcaaatgaaaaatgaaggatTAGATGAGCAAGGAGCCCACAGTCTACTAACCCTGAAGCAGAGCACTGACCGTGAGTTGTGTTTGTAACATCACAGTAGAAGTCCTTCACATTACTGAACTTTCTTAACTCTTCCAAGTCTTGCTCCTTGTGATTTAATGTTATGAAATCTGAGGAAAACAAATCATTTCATAACATTAGTAATATAAAGTAACACATCTTTTAGGCCTGAGTTAAGAAATGCTATCAGGTTTGCAGTGACAAACAATCACTTGccatgtttccatccatccattttccaacccgctgaatccgaacacaggatcacgggggactgctggagccaatcccagccaacacatggcacaaggcaggaaccaatcccgggcagggtgccaacccaccgcaggacacacacaaacacaccaagcacgcactagggtcaatttagaattgccaatccacctaaccagcatgtctttggactgtgggaggaaacccacgcagacacggggagaacatgcaaactccacacagggagggcctgggaagcgaacccgggtccccaggtctcccaactgtgagacagcagcactacccactgtgccaccgtgccacccttgccatgtttccttctcattttactCCATCAGAGTTTGTAAGAACAGATGAAGATTGCGCCTTActagttttcgtttttttttttaatcaacttaAAGGAGTATGAACAAGCTGAGATGcacattgttcttttcttgttAGTTGTGTCAAGGCTCAACATCCGGGGCTCTCACCTGACTTCAAACGGTCCACATGACCCCCTAGTAGATCGTAACCCAGATTGGCACAGTGGCAAGTGAAAGACAACAACTGGTTTTGAAAGTCAAAcagcaaaagcaaaataataaagtgtgtcACGCCATGTGTGCCTTTGGGTCAGCTTCTGGTCTCATCTGAGGTAAGCctgctttcatttctttttattttaagtaaacagGTTGAcacggttggcaccccaacatttattttgagtCCTGTCCTACCCTAATCCAACGACAAGTGGCGCAGTCAGAAGGAGTTTGTGTCTTACGATGGCTGAAATCGGTTAACTGGTCGTAATTAGTCCAACAACTGGCAGACCAGGTAAACCAGTTAGAAATTCACCACAGGCAAACCTGGCAGAAGCCAA comes from the Erpetoichthys calabaricus chromosome 4, fErpCal1.3, whole genome shotgun sequence genome and includes:
- the LOC114641132 gene encoding killer cell lectin-like receptor subfamily G member 1 isoform X1 → MENRVYFIAREDFCEMEQVQDDRAEEEQHTAPVPHVEAERKVTLEKVLAIFCVLLLAALISLSVYHFITLNHKEQDLEELRKFSNVKDFYCDVTNTTHENTCPVCKPGWVPFRSKCYFFSSSELNWTESRDKCIRRGGRLVNIESLEEQKFLSNLYEVIESEVMFYWIGGDDISKENTTTRMDVEPVQSQRASDDYKGLCLLIQQRDNIVTRSSCGVPYSWICESPAFLLRT